Proteins co-encoded in one Flavobacterium sp. M31R6 genomic window:
- a CDS encoding exo-alpha-sialidase: MRILKQNSIILMLVLSMMVVKAQNSSKVKLITQENIFPENTFKSCHASTLVELSDHRIMASWFAGEHEGANDVAIWTSVLENGKWSQPKSVANGIQNDTVRFACWNPVLFKNKKGKLFLYYKVGPNPREWWGEMKVSNNDGKSWGKAIRLPNAILGPIKNKPIQLKSGKIIYPSSTESVKDDIWKIHIEISDSNASKWNKIAIDNGEFGLIQPSIVEYTDGSLQMLCRSRQNVIVETWSTDEGLTWSKPAAISLPNPNSGIDSVMLKNGSQILVYNPMISGKDWWLGRSELRLAISKDGKNWTDIYTLEKHEKGEYSYPAIIQSEDGNIHISYTDNRKNIHYISVDITQL; the protein is encoded by the coding sequence ATGCGTATTTTAAAACAAAATAGTATCATACTGATGTTAGTTTTATCAATGATGGTTGTAAAAGCACAGAATTCCTCAAAAGTTAAATTAATTACTCAGGAGAATATTTTCCCTGAGAACACTTTCAAAAGCTGTCATGCCTCTACCTTGGTTGAATTAAGTGATCATCGTATAATGGCATCTTGGTTTGCAGGCGAGCATGAAGGTGCCAATGACGTAGCGATTTGGACATCAGTTTTGGAAAACGGAAAATGGAGTCAACCTAAATCCGTTGCCAACGGAATTCAAAATGACACCGTACGTTTTGCCTGTTGGAATCCGGTTTTATTCAAAAACAAAAAAGGAAAATTGTTTTTGTATTACAAAGTAGGCCCAAATCCACGGGAATGGTGGGGAGAAATGAAGGTTTCCAACAACGACGGAAAATCGTGGGGAAAAGCCATAAGATTGCCTAATGCAATTCTGGGGCCTATCAAAAACAAACCGATTCAACTTAAATCTGGTAAAATTATTTATCCTTCGAGCACAGAAAGCGTAAAGGATGATATTTGGAAAATACATATAGAAATTAGCGACAGTAATGCTTCCAAATGGAATAAGATAGCTATCGACAACGGAGAATTTGGATTGATTCAACCTTCTATTGTGGAATACACAGATGGAAGTCTTCAAATGCTATGCAGAAGTCGACAAAATGTAATCGTCGAAACCTGGTCAACAGATGAAGGATTGACTTGGTCAAAACCTGCTGCGATTTCACTCCCCAATCCCAATTCAGGTATTGATTCCGTGATGCTTAAAAACGGTAGTCAGATTTTGGTTTATAATCCAATGATTTCTGGAAAAGATTGGTGGTTGGGACGCTCAGAACTGAGATTGGCCATTTCTAAAGACGGAAAAAACTGGACTGATATTTACACTTTAGAAAAACACGAAAAAGGGGAATACAGTTATCCTGCAATCATACAGAGCGAGGACGGAAATATTCACATTTCATATACTGACAACAGGAAAAACATACATTATATTTCGGTTGATATCACTCAATTATAA
- a CDS encoding alpha-L-fucosidase gives MKKQLLTVLGCFAFLSMTAQKVSAPAPYGALPSEAQLHWQELEQYVLVHFTPTTFQNKEWGYGDADPQIFNPTKFDASQIVNAAKDGGFKGVILVAKHHDGFCLWPTKTTSYNISKSPFRDGKGDMVKEFELATRNAGMKFGLYCSPWDRNNEDYGKPEYVTKYRNQLRELYSNYGKLFITWFDGANGGDGYYGGKKEKRNIDRSTYYGWDTTWGISKEMQPGAAIFADNGDVRWVGNENGFAAETSWATFTPEPTAGKTKAAPGETNSEKAPEGTRNGEFWKPAECDVPLRNGWFYHANEDNQAKSVSKLFEIYCKSVGRGGCLDLGISPNTEGLLHQNDVKALKDFGDFLKQLYADNLAKSAVITASEIRGDDNKSFGTKNLTDDDRYSYWATSDDVKKASVTLEWKKEQTFNIIRLRENIKLGQRIEKIEIDAFINGNWKKVGEATSIGANRLVRLQNYISTSKLRIRIEESPVCIALSDVGVFKEPEQLPLPKIKRDKVGMVSISTDMAVNQIRYTIDGTEPTAQSPVYEGAFSFLTSGEIKAKSFGTDMNAGETVIQSFNVSKKDWKIVAASFDNQEKGKSSNAIDENEETLWNTSDNTSATALPQSITVDMGKEISIVSFSYLPRQNGTGGIVKNYQWQTSTDNSTWTTVAEGEFSNIKSNPVEQNIVLKAPIKARYFKFIGKTSVDGNYISAAELGVKTLK, from the coding sequence ATGAAAAAACAGTTATTAACAGTTTTAGGATGTTTTGCGTTTTTATCGATGACAGCCCAAAAAGTGAGTGCTCCTGCCCCCTATGGAGCTTTACCAAGTGAAGCCCAATTGCATTGGCAGGAATTGGAACAATATGTTTTGGTTCATTTCACGCCAACAACTTTTCAAAACAAAGAATGGGGATATGGAGATGCCGACCCACAAATTTTTAATCCAACCAAATTTGATGCGAGTCAAATCGTGAATGCTGCCAAAGACGGAGGTTTCAAAGGAGTGATTCTTGTTGCCAAACACCATGATGGATTCTGTTTGTGGCCTACTAAAACAACTTCTTACAATATTAGCAAAAGCCCTTTCCGTGACGGAAAAGGCGATATGGTGAAAGAGTTTGAACTTGCAACACGCAATGCAGGAATGAAATTTGGACTCTATTGTTCGCCTTGGGACAGAAACAATGAAGATTATGGAAAGCCTGAATATGTTACCAAATATCGTAATCAATTGAGAGAATTGTACTCGAATTACGGAAAATTATTCATTACCTGGTTTGATGGTGCCAATGGTGGCGACGGTTATTATGGCGGTAAAAAAGAAAAAAGAAATATCGACCGCTCAACTTATTACGGATGGGATACAACTTGGGGGATTTCGAAAGAAATGCAGCCTGGAGCTGCTATTTTTGCGGATAATGGTGATGTTCGCTGGGTAGGAAATGAAAACGGTTTTGCAGCTGAAACCTCTTGGGCAACCTTCACTCCTGAACCGACAGCAGGTAAAACTAAAGCTGCTCCCGGAGAAACCAATTCAGAAAAAGCACCGGAAGGAACACGAAACGGTGAATTTTGGAAACCTGCCGAATGTGATGTACCTCTCAGAAATGGTTGGTTCTACCATGCAAACGAAGACAATCAGGCAAAATCAGTTTCAAAATTATTCGAGATTTACTGTAAATCTGTTGGAAGAGGTGGTTGTCTGGATTTAGGAATTTCACCTAATACAGAAGGTTTATTACATCAAAATGACGTCAAAGCATTGAAAGATTTCGGAGATTTCTTAAAGCAATTATATGCCGATAATCTAGCAAAATCAGCGGTAATTACTGCTTCGGAAATTAGAGGAGATGATAACAAATCATTCGGAACCAAAAATCTGACTGATGACGATCGTTACTCCTATTGGGCTACCAGTGATGATGTAAAAAAAGCTTCAGTTACTTTAGAATGGAAAAAAGAACAAACTTTTAATATCATCCGTCTGAGAGAAAACATCAAACTTGGTCAACGCATCGAAAAAATTGAAATTGATGCTTTTATCAATGGTAATTGGAAAAAAGTGGGCGAAGCTACAAGTATTGGAGCTAATAGATTAGTGCGCTTACAAAATTATATATCCACTTCAAAACTGAGAATTCGTATCGAAGAATCACCTGTTTGTATTGCTTTAAGCGATGTGGGAGTGTTTAAAGAACCGGAACAATTACCGCTTCCAAAAATCAAAAGAGACAAAGTGGGAATGGTTTCAATATCTACCGATATGGCGGTAAACCAAATCCGTTACACCATCGACGGAACTGAACCTACTGCTCAATCTCCGGTCTATGAAGGTGCCTTTTCATTTTTAACATCTGGTGAAATCAAAGCCAAATCATTCGGTACCGATATGAACGCTGGTGAAACGGTAATTCAATCGTTTAATGTCAGTAAAAAAGACTGGAAAATAGTCGCTGCTTCTTTTGATAATCAGGAAAAAGGAAAATCATCGAATGCAATTGACGAAAATGAAGAAACCCTTTGGAACACTTCCGATAATACATCGGCAACAGCCTTACCTCAATCTATTACTGTCGATATGGGTAAAGAAATATCAATCGTTTCCTTCTCCTATTTACCGCGTCAAAATGGAACTGGTGGAATTGTGAAAAACTACCAATGGCAGACCAGTACAGATAATAGTACTTGGACAACTGTTGCCGAAGGTGAATTTTCCAATATCAAAAGTAATCCAGTAGAGCAAAACATAGTTTTAAAAGCACCTATAAAAGCGAGATATTTTAAATTTATCGGAAAAACTAGTGTGGATGGGAATTATATCAGTGCCGCTGAATTGGGAGTAAAAACACTAAAATAA
- a CDS encoding alpha-L-fucosidase — translation MKNRFKLLFATFVFANTISLHAQNDFSMKADKSEEEGYVWTKDPLVKANLDKWQGYKFGVLIHMGLYTQLGTVESWGLAPEDWVTRDGYDSYYKYATDYRNTKYKLNPTNLDSEKWAKMFKGAGAKYLIFTSKHHDGFCMYDSKFTDFKITNPELPYAKNPKADVLKNVLDASRKEGLAVGVYFSKPDWTTENFWWSYYPPKDRNPTYDITKFPDRWKSYVQYTQNQLNELTTNYGKVDILWLDGCWVRPLSTINKKVEEFCKYPYDMDINMKLISETARKKQPGMLVVDRWVPSEYENYLTPEQKTPEKPLSVPWESCITLGGAWGWVPNDNYKSSKEVVQLMTSIVVKGGNLLLGVGPDAKGEFDPKIEKTLASVGKWLAVNGEAIYNTKPIAPYLDGKVGYTQKGNAIYGIYMPAKDEKELPAEINIKTDLKGSLKATLLSNKQKLSSKKTDNGIIITIPKELRTSLASQEAIVIKVSK, via the coding sequence ATGAAAAACAGATTCAAGTTATTGTTTGCAACATTCGTATTTGCCAATACAATTTCGCTTCATGCCCAAAACGATTTCAGCATGAAGGCTGACAAATCAGAAGAGGAAGGTTATGTATGGACAAAAGATCCACTTGTAAAAGCCAACCTTGATAAATGGCAGGGTTACAAATTTGGCGTATTGATCCACATGGGACTTTACACTCAGTTAGGAACAGTGGAATCTTGGGGCTTGGCTCCGGAAGATTGGGTAACCAGAGACGGTTATGACAGTTATTACAAATATGCCACCGATTACAGAAACACCAAATACAAATTGAATCCGACAAATCTTGACTCAGAAAAATGGGCAAAAATGTTCAAAGGTGCCGGAGCAAAGTATTTGATTTTTACCTCCAAACACCATGATGGATTTTGTATGTATGATTCGAAATTTACCGATTTTAAAATCACAAATCCAGAACTGCCTTATGCCAAAAACCCTAAAGCCGATGTGTTAAAAAACGTATTGGATGCTTCCAGAAAAGAAGGATTGGCAGTGGGAGTCTATTTCTCAAAACCTGACTGGACAACCGAAAACTTCTGGTGGTCCTATTACCCGCCAAAAGACAGAAACCCTACTTATGACATCACAAAATTTCCAGACAGATGGAAAAGCTATGTACAATACACTCAAAATCAATTAAACGAGTTAACTACAAATTACGGAAAGGTTGACATTCTTTGGCTTGATGGATGTTGGGTTCGACCATTGTCCACCATTAACAAAAAAGTGGAGGAATTCTGTAAATATCCATACGATATGGACATCAACATGAAATTGATTTCGGAAACAGCCCGCAAAAAACAACCGGGAATGTTGGTTGTAGACCGTTGGGTTCCCAGCGAATATGAAAATTATTTGACCCCAGAACAAAAAACACCGGAGAAGCCATTATCTGTGCCATGGGAAAGTTGCATCACTCTTGGAGGAGCTTGGGGCTGGGTACCAAATGACAATTACAAATCTTCAAAAGAAGTAGTGCAATTGATGACCAGCATCGTAGTAAAAGGTGGAAACCTGTTACTGGGAGTTGGACCTGATGCTAAAGGTGAATTTGATCCAAAAATTGAAAAAACTTTGGCTAGCGTAGGGAAATGGCTTGCAGTAAACGGTGAAGCTATTTACAATACTAAACCTATTGCGCCATATTTAGACGGAAAAGTGGGTTATACTCAAAAAGGAAATGCAATTTACGGTATTTATATGCCTGCAAAAGATGAAAAAGAATTACCTGCCGAAATTAACATCAAAACCGATTTGAAAGGCAGTTTGAAAGCCACTTTATTGAGCAACAAACAAAAGTTGTCCAGCAAAAAAACGGACAATGGAATTATAATAACTATTCCGAAAGAACTTAGAACTTCTTTGGCTAGTCAAGAAGCCATTGTTATCAAAGTAAGTAAATAA
- a CDS encoding copper homeostasis protein CutC, with product MKRYNLEIACFNPESAVIAQKNGANRVELCDEMIEGGTTPSPEAVIATREELTIDLNVMIRPRGGNFVYSDAEFEQMKQEVKEYKKFKVDGFVFGILNKDNSINVERNKELVFLARPLPCTFHRAFDVVTDVYNSLETVIDCGFKTILTSGQEPNVVEGISVLEQLAKKAGNRIVIMPGGGVRSSNITMLKEKMNTSFYHSSAITDGTEIADGKEIKALVTNLK from the coding sequence ATGAAAAGATACAATTTGGAAATTGCTTGTTTCAATCCGGAATCGGCAGTAATTGCTCAAAAAAATGGTGCAAATCGTGTTGAACTTTGTGATGAAATGATCGAAGGAGGAACAACACCTTCGCCAGAAGCTGTAATCGCAACTCGCGAAGAGTTGACCATTGACTTGAACGTAATGATTCGTCCACGTGGCGGAAATTTCGTTTATAGCGACGCGGAATTCGAACAAATGAAACAAGAAGTAAAAGAATACAAAAAATTTAAAGTTGACGGATTTGTATTCGGAATTTTAAATAAGGACAACAGTATCAACGTAGAACGAAACAAAGAGTTGGTGTTTTTGGCAAGACCGTTGCCTTGTACTTTCCATCGTGCTTTTGACGTGGTTACCGATGTTTACAATTCCTTGGAAACCGTTATTGATTGTGGATTCAAAACCATTTTGACTTCGGGACAGGAACCAAATGTGGTGGAAGGAATTTCAGTTTTGGAGCAACTGGCCAAAAAAGCAGGAAACCGTATCGTTATTATGCCTGGCGGAGGTGTTCGTTCCTCGAATATAACCATGCTAAAAGAAAAAATGAATACATCATTCTACCATTCATCGGCAATAACCGATGGAACAGAAATAGCCGATGGCAAAGAAATAAAAGCTTTGGTTACTAATTTAAAGTAA
- a CDS encoding isoaspartyl peptidase/L-asparaginase family protein: MTNRRNFLKKTAIASAAVALSSFKGIASEGEETIIDSSKVRKPIVLSTWRFGLEANEAAWEVLKKGGRALDAVEAGVRVPEGDPKERSVGYGGRPDRDGRVTLDACIMDEMSNIGSVGCLEFIKHPISVARAVMEKTPHVMLVGDGALQFALSQGFPKENLLVPDSEREWKEWLKTSEYKPIANIENHDTIGMIALDAAGNLSGACTTSGMAFKMHGRLGDSPIIGAGLYVDNEIGAATATGHGEEVIRIAGCHLVVELMRQGRSPQKACEEAVLRVVKLMKNRNKNLKDIQVGFIALNKKGEYGSYCVQSGFNYAVYDETGNRLIDPDFYLKP, translated from the coding sequence ATGACAAATCGTAGAAATTTTCTAAAAAAAACTGCCATTGCATCCGCAGCAGTTGCATTGAGCTCCTTCAAAGGAATTGCTTCAGAAGGTGAAGAAACAATTATTGATTCTTCAAAAGTAAGAAAGCCTATTGTTCTTTCTACTTGGCGTTTTGGGCTTGAGGCCAATGAAGCGGCCTGGGAAGTATTGAAAAAAGGAGGACGTGCCTTAGATGCTGTTGAGGCTGGTGTAAGAGTACCCGAAGGCGATCCGAAAGAAAGAAGTGTGGGTTACGGAGGACGTCCCGACAGAGATGGACGCGTAACGCTGGATGCCTGCATCATGGACGAAATGTCGAATATAGGGTCAGTAGGATGTTTAGAATTCATCAAACACCCAATATCTGTGGCACGTGCCGTGATGGAAAAAACACCACACGTAATGTTGGTGGGAGACGGAGCGCTTCAATTTGCCTTATCGCAAGGTTTTCCTAAAGAAAACTTATTAGTTCCTGATTCCGAAAGAGAATGGAAAGAATGGTTGAAAACTTCAGAATATAAACCAATTGCCAATATCGAAAACCATGATACCATCGGGATGATTGCATTGGATGCTGCCGGAAATCTGTCGGGAGCCTGTACTACGAGCGGAATGGCATTCAAAATGCACGGACGATTAGGTGACTCCCCTATTATCGGTGCTGGCTTGTATGTGGATAACGAAATTGGAGCCGCAACTGCAACTGGGCACGGCGAAGAGGTAATCCGAATTGCAGGATGTCACTTGGTTGTCGAATTGATGCGTCAAGGCAGATCTCCTCAAAAAGCATGTGAAGAAGCGGTTTTGAGAGTAGTTAAACTGATGAAAAATAGAAATAAAAATTTAAAAGATATTCAGGTTGGATTTATTGCCTTGAACAAGAAAGGCGAATACGGTTCTTATTGTGTTCAGAGTGGTTTTAACTATGCAGTCTATGACGAAACCGGAAACCGATTGATCGATCCAGATTTTTATTTAAAACCATAA
- a CDS encoding ROK family protein, which translates to MKKRFAIGMDIGGSHITAAIIDINEMKVVEGSVSKVSFNSNLPVKVVMDFWENAIRSLCEKTQVEKLSGIAMAIPGPFDYEDGTCWIKDQNKYDNFYGLNIKDLLRERFDFDQHFPIVFENDAISFGKGEVYKNTQNLSKKVMAITLGTGLGSCFIENGKIVNSGENVPKHGEIWDHPYQNGIAEDSISLRGLLSNYHHLSDIQLKKGIELYHLAIEGDEKAIKSFNKFGEDIAEVVIPWLKSFNADMLVIGGKLANAGDLFLNIFRKKVKDAGIEIELVISSDNETAALLGVATLLYEVNV; encoded by the coding sequence ATGAAAAAAAGATTTGCAATAGGAATGGATATTGGCGGTTCGCACATTACTGCCGCAATTATTGATATAAATGAGATGAAAGTCGTTGAAGGGTCTGTTTCTAAAGTTTCTTTCAATTCTAATTTACCAGTTAAAGTGGTAATGGATTTTTGGGAAAATGCTATTCGTTCTTTATGTGAAAAAACACAGGTGGAAAAACTATCCGGAATTGCTATGGCTATCCCAGGTCCATTTGATTATGAAGATGGAACTTGCTGGATTAAAGACCAAAATAAATACGATAATTTCTACGGTCTAAACATAAAAGACCTGTTAAGAGAACGTTTTGATTTTGATCAGCATTTCCCAATTGTTTTCGAAAACGATGCTATCAGTTTCGGAAAAGGAGAAGTTTACAAAAACACACAAAACCTTTCTAAAAAAGTAATGGCGATTACATTGGGAACAGGGCTTGGTTCTTGTTTTATCGAAAACGGAAAAATTGTAAATTCAGGTGAAAACGTCCCTAAGCATGGTGAAATATGGGATCATCCTTATCAAAACGGTATAGCCGAAGATTCTATATCATTAAGAGGATTACTTTCCAATTACCATCATTTAAGCGACATCCAACTAAAAAAAGGCATAGAACTATATCACTTGGCTATTGAGGGAGATGAAAAAGCAATCAAATCTTTTAATAAATTTGGAGAAGACATAGCCGAGGTTGTAATTCCTTGGTTAAAAAGCTTTAATGCCGATATGCTTGTTATTGGCGGTAAATTAGCAAACGCGGGAGATTTATTTCTGAATATTTTCAGAAAAAAAGTAAAAGACGCAGGAATTGAAATTGAACTGGTAATCTCAAGTGATAATGAAACAGCCGCTTTATTAGGAGTAGCCACATTGCTTTACGAAGTTAACGTATAA
- a CDS encoding alpha-galactosidase: MNRFLFSILTILNIVLTQAQNKTERKQNSPNQLTNVDWLVTPITKKATVYTEGKNIILNNGLVRRTFRITPNVACTDFTNLTNNQQLLRAVKPEAKITLDGKEYAIGGLRGQKENAYLLPEWIDKMEVGKEDFTFVNYTISDIKPYINWKSTNWAMNKKQASGKLLVFEYATSLPEMKGVKVKVNYELYDGLPLITKSISIENASQKVFKLNKVVSETIAMVEEQSAVEGNPEKMRNQHGFYIETNYAFNNSMSYELSDQTTHWKMDSVYTSQVHYNYKTPCLLEVYPDKAPGIELKPNEVYNSVRSNELLIDTYDRQRRGLMIKRMYSTIAPWTTENPIFMHLVSQNDEQVRTAIDQCAATGYEALILSFGSHLNMELDTPENHLKWKALADYAHGKGVKIGGYSLFSSRRISDEDDVVDPKTGKPGGAFFGNAPCFGSKWGLSYRDHIKNFFTVTGFDIWENDGPYPGDLCASTTHPGHKGLDDSQWRQMEIQKELYRWLNEKGVYINAPDWYFLDGTHKIALGYRETNFSRSREQQRILNRQNIHDGTIEKSASMSWGFVPLTVYQGGDASAVLEPLSEHLKDYEQLMIQYYGAGVQACYRGPRLYDTDATKELVKTTINWYKKYREILNSDMIQLRRADGRDWDGFVHVNPTLKEKAFIMLYNPTKEKMTKTIKVPLYYSGLTDKAMIREKENVAKSYKINRNYEVDLTFTIEPESYTWYVVE, translated from the coding sequence ATGAATCGATTTTTGTTTTCAATCCTGACAATCTTAAATATAGTGCTTACCCAAGCGCAAAATAAGACTGAGCGCAAACAAAATTCGCCCAATCAGTTAACTAATGTTGATTGGCTGGTTACACCAATTACAAAAAAAGCAACAGTTTACACGGAAGGAAAAAACATTATCTTGAATAATGGATTGGTACGAAGAACTTTTCGAATTACACCCAATGTTGCCTGTACCGATTTTACCAATCTGACTAATAACCAACAATTACTCAGAGCAGTAAAACCAGAAGCAAAAATCACACTTGACGGAAAAGAATATGCCATCGGAGGATTGAGAGGCCAAAAAGAAAATGCCTATTTATTGCCGGAATGGATTGATAAAATGGAAGTTGGAAAAGAAGATTTCACATTCGTGAATTATACAATTTCAGATATAAAACCATACATCAATTGGAAATCGACCAATTGGGCAATGAACAAAAAACAAGCCTCCGGAAAATTGTTAGTTTTTGAATACGCCACTTCCCTACCGGAAATGAAAGGTGTGAAAGTAAAAGTAAATTACGAATTATATGATGGTTTGCCATTGATTACAAAATCGATTTCAATCGAAAATGCAAGCCAGAAAGTTTTTAAACTAAATAAAGTTGTAAGCGAAACCATCGCAATGGTCGAAGAACAAAGCGCTGTAGAAGGCAATCCCGAAAAGATGAGAAACCAACACGGATTCTATATTGAAACCAATTATGCTTTCAACAATTCGATGAGTTATGAGTTGAGCGACCAAACGACTCATTGGAAAATGGATTCCGTTTACACTTCCCAAGTACATTATAACTACAAAACGCCATGTCTTCTTGAAGTGTATCCCGATAAAGCACCGGGTATTGAATTGAAACCAAACGAAGTTTACAATTCGGTTCGCTCTAATGAATTACTGATTGATACCTACGACCGTCAACGTCGCGGGCTGATGATTAAGAGAATGTACAGCACGATTGCGCCTTGGACTACCGAAAATCCAATTTTCATGCACTTGGTAAGTCAAAATGACGAACAAGTGCGTACAGCAATTGACCAATGTGCCGCTACGGGTTATGAAGCGTTAATTTTGAGTTTCGGAAGTCATTTGAATATGGAATTGGACACACCCGAAAATCACCTAAAATGGAAAGCTTTGGCCGATTACGCTCACGGCAAAGGAGTTAAAATCGGAGGGTATTCCTTGTTCAGCAGTCGACGAATCAGTGATGAAGACGATGTGGTCGATCCAAAAACTGGAAAACCAGGTGGTGCCTTTTTTGGTAATGCTCCTTGTTTTGGAAGCAAATGGGGATTGTCATACAGAGACCATATCAAGAATTTTTTTACGGTGACCGGTTTTGATATTTGGGAAAATGACGGGCCGTATCCTGGTGATCTTTGTGCTTCGACGACACATCCAGGACACAAAGGTTTGGATGATTCGCAATGGAGACAAATGGAAATCCAAAAAGAACTTTACCGTTGGTTGAACGAAAAAGGAGTTTATATCAACGCTCCCGATTGGTATTTCCTTGACGGAACACACAAAATTGCCTTGGGCTATAGAGAAACAAACTTCTCTAGGTCGAGAGAACAACAACGTATTTTGAACCGTCAGAACATCCACGACGGAACGATTGAAAAATCGGCCTCAATGTCTTGGGGATTTGTTCCTTTGACCGTTTATCAAGGTGGAGACGCTTCGGCAGTTTTGGAACCGTTGAGCGAACATCTAAAAGACTACGAACAATTAATGATCCAATATTACGGAGCGGGAGTTCAGGCCTGTTATCGAGGACCACGATTGTATGATACCGATGCCACGAAAGAATTGGTTAAAACAACAATCAATTGGTACAAAAAATACCGTGAAATTCTGAATTCCGATATGATTCAATTGCGTCGTGCCGATGGCAGAGACTGGGACGGGTTCGTGCATGTGAATCCAACATTGAAAGAAAAAGCATTTATCATGTTGTACAATCCTACCAAAGAAAAAATGACCAAAACAATCAAAGTACCGCTATATTATTCGGGATTGACCGACAAAGCCATGATTCGTGAGAAAGAAAATGTAGCCAAAAGTTACAAAATCAACCGCAATTATGAAGTGGATTTGACTTTCACAATCGAACCGGAAAGTTATACTTGGTATGTCGTCGAATAA
- a CDS encoding alkaline phosphatase family protein produces the protein MKKYLLLLLIFTSVLSYAQRAENIIIITTDGLRWHEIFEGMDQTITKDKRFNQGDSTYIFNKYWSPDVKERREKLMPFMWSLVASKGQLYGNRNYGNKVNNANPHWFSYPGYSEIMTGYADPAINSNDYAPNPHVTLLEFLNQQPKLKGKVAAFGAWEAFDRILNEKRSGIPVASAFDNVGGNHPTEQQKLINNMLRDSYKPWHADECFDVFTQYEAMEELKTNKPKVLYVAFGETDEWAHAGQYRSYLDAAHQVDAWVKQIWDFVQNDPKYKNKTALFITTDHGRGDKIKQEWTSHGSSIQDASEIWFAAMGPGISEKGEVKMEGQLYQQQFAQTIAKLMGYTYKAEHPIAKEITEVLK, from the coding sequence ATGAAAAAATACTTATTACTATTGCTGATTTTTACAAGTGTTTTATCTTATGCACAACGAGCTGAAAACATTATCATCATAACGACAGATGGGCTAAGATGGCACGAGATTTTTGAAGGGATGGATCAGACAATTACCAAAGACAAAAGATTTAATCAAGGGGACAGTACCTATATTTTTAATAAATACTGGAGTCCTGACGTTAAAGAACGTAGAGAAAAATTGATGCCATTTATGTGGTCACTTGTTGCTTCAAAAGGACAATTATATGGAAACAGAAATTATGGAAATAAAGTAAATAATGCCAATCCACATTGGTTCAGTTATCCGGGTTATAGCGAAATAATGACTGGTTATGCCGATCCTGCCATAAACTCAAATGATTATGCTCCGAATCCTCATGTTACCTTACTGGAGTTTTTAAACCAACAACCAAAACTAAAAGGAAAAGTAGCGGCTTTTGGTGCATGGGAAGCATTTGATCGAATCTTAAATGAAAAACGAAGCGGAATACCCGTGGCTTCAGCTTTTGATAATGTAGGAGGAAACCACCCAACGGAACAGCAGAAACTAATCAATAACATGCTTAGGGATTCTTACAAACCTTGGCATGCCGATGAGTGTTTTGATGTCTTTACGCAATACGAAGCCATGGAAGAATTAAAAACAAATAAGCCAAAAGTATTGTATGTTGCTTTTGGAGAAACAGACGAATGGGCCCATGCGGGACAGTATCGTTCTTATTTGGATGCGGCTCATCAGGTTGACGCTTGGGTTAAACAAATTTGGGACTTTGTACAGAATGATCCAAAATATAAAAACAAAACAGCTTTGTTCATTACAACGGATCATGGTCGTGGTGATAAAATAAAACAGGAATGGACTAGTCATGGTAGTTCTATTCAGGATGCATCCGAAATATGGTTTGCCGCTATGGGACCTGGAATTAGTGAGAAAGGAGAAGTAAAAATGGAAGGACAGCTCTATCAACAACAATTTGCCCAGACCATTGCTAAACTGATGGGATATACTTATAAGGCAGAACATCCTATAGCTAAAGAAATAACAGAAGTATTGAAATAA